The Salvelinus namaycush isolate Seneca chromosome 8, SaNama_1.0, whole genome shotgun sequence genome has a segment encoding these proteins:
- the LOC120053028 gene encoding Krueppel-like factor luna: MSSRLAFQTQLASIMEVLANAAVAEICKLVDDDYAVVSLQMSQCQKENKGLKRKLNLLELKMARGYAERRLRESAMNSRPNSRVHINTNEKFRGSSSSTGGVYDIQLDPMGMWSGGPGANNDHNSSQMHPNPIRDKSPDLQLVEPESLLVKEERMEDPLGDAEADDVPLIGEDGLVECGPRGGSGRTGPGDTTSHPPASAHGPEQVSQPQHPEQQQQGPRNRHRVESAAVENRDPDILLIKVEDLDPRGGGLGIQEGPEESSRDNYRGGALPLEATHHNSTPDHTHHHHPGTTRHHTTEPAAPESTPSTLRLGQNLGSITATATGGPDLTAECTRESSRPTLPAPDSEKCIGTTSPAASLGNKANMPKGAPDNTTPTQTTQQLSKQRAANTLGSEYSMFELETFFTRWAPDTSASTSPSGGPSCSYTDNTTDTDPDCLIVDPEPQPRLPSATVRPTGEGVPFSGHQGVQAATLGVGGGIQGHPTWSRAAILRASQQAHQRQLQRRLRAQQLQQTHPENPTTSTTNTSTGMSSQSLHSLVGLPPGRGATAKGFAHIEVTLAGQQAAQLAQQHCDAAGRRKSYVCRACGKAFTGQSNLEAHQRVHTGEKPFRCATCGKMFSEAGNLKKHQRVHTGEKPFACSHCGKCFAWICNLKTHQQSVCGDGGGGV, from the exons ATGTCGAGTCGCCTTGCGTTCCAGACACAGCTAGCTTCCATTATGGAGGTATTGGCCAATGCAGCCGTGGCAGAAATCTGCAAACTGGTAGACGACGATTATGCGGTTGTAAGTTTGCAAATGTCACAATGCCAAAAGGAGAACAAAGGTTTGAAGCGAAAGCTGAATCTTCTCGAGTTGAAGATGGCCCGTGGTTACGCCGAACGAAGGCTACGGGAAAGCGCAATGAACAGCCGTCCCAACAGCAGAGTTCATATCAACACCAATGAGAAATTTAGAGGGTCGTCTTCATCAACTG GTGGTGTCTACGACATACAGCTAGATCCCATGGGGATGTGGTCAGGAGGCCCTGGAGCCAATAATGATCACAACAGTTCCCAGATGCATCCCAACCCCATCCGAGACAAG TCGCCAGATTTGCAGCTTGTGGAGCCTGAGTCTCTGCTGGTcaaagaggagaggatggaggatcCTCTTGGAGATGCAGAGGCAGACGACGTACCACTGATTGgagaggacg gACTGGTGGAGTGTGGACCTCGTGGAGGCAGCGGTAGAACTGGCCCTGGGGACACCACATCCCATCCACCCGCTTCAGCCCATGGCCCAGAGCAGGTCAGCCAGCCTCAGCACCccgagcagcagcagcagggccCCAGGAACAGGCATCGTGTGGAG TCTGCAGCGGTGGAGAACAGAGACCCTGACATCCTGCTGATCAAGGTGGAGGATCTGGACCCACGGGGTGGAGGACTCGGCATCCAGGAGG GGCCGGAGGAGTCCAGCAGAGATAACTACAGAGGAGGAGCATTACCCCTGGAGGCCACCCACCACAACTCAACCCCAGaccacacccaccaccaccaccccggGACGACCAGGCACCACACCACGGAG CCTGCAGCTCCTGAATCAACTCCATCAACACTAAGACTGGGACAGAACCTGGGAAGTATCACAGCAACAGCAACAGGAGGACCTGACCTGACAGCAGAGT GTACTAGGGAGTCCTCCAGACCCACACTTCCCGCTCCTGACTCAGAAAAATGTATTGGAACCACCAGTCCCGCAGCGAGCCTAGGTAATAAAGCCAATATGCCCAAGGGAGCGCCAGACAACACAACTCCAACCCAGACCACACAGCAGCTCAGCAAGCAGAGAGCAGCCAACACGCTAGGCTCTGAGTACTCAATGTTTGAGCTGGAGACCTTCTTCACGCGCTGGGCCCCAGACACATCGGCATCAACATCGCCCTCCGGTGGTCCCTCGTGCTCCTACACCGACAACACTACAGACACTGACCCAGACTGCCTCATTGTCGACCCAGAGCCTCAGCCCCGGCTTCCCTCAGCGACTGTCAGGCCCACAGGGGAGGGTGTGCCTTTCTCTGGGCATCAGGGAGTTCAAGCAGCCACTCTGGGTGTGGGTGGGGGCATCCAGGGGCATCCCACATGGAGCAGGGCAGCCATTTTGAGAGCGTCTCAACAAGCACATCAGCGGCAGCTTCAACGACGCCTCAGAGCACAGCAGCTACAACAAACTCACCCAGAAAACCCAACTACCTCCACCACCAATACTAGTACCGGTATGTCTTCCCAATCCCTTCACTCCCTGGTAGGTCTACCGCCAGGGAGAGGGGCCACGGCCAAAGGCTTTGCCCACATCGAGGTGACCCTGGCTGGGCAGCAGGCAGCCCAGCTGGCCCAGCAGCACTGTGATGCGGCCGGGAGGAGAAAGAGCTACGTGTGCCGAGCCTGCGGTAAGGCCTTCACCGGTCAGTCTAACCTGGAGGCTCACCAGAGggtacacacaggggagaagccgttCAGGTGTGCCACCTGTGGGAAGATGTTCTCAGAGGCTGGCAACCTGAAGAAGCACCAGAGGGTTCATACGGGGGAGAAACCCTTTGCCTGTAGCCACTGTGGGAAGTGCTTCGCCTGGATATGCAACCTCAAGACGCACCAGCAATCAGtctgtggagatggaggaggaggggtgtga